The following coding sequences are from one Leptospira mayottensis 200901116 window:
- the cysS gene encoding cysteine--tRNA ligase: MIEVQFYNSLSGKKEKFSPANPHRVTVYSCGPTVYNFAHIGNLRAFLFVDVLRRSLKLLGYGVDMTMNITDIDDKIIRDSISSQKSIQEFTTPWTEAFFEDLKTVSAEFLEHYPKATESIPEMIEIIQRLRSQGLVYEKDGNLYFSIQKFEGYGKLSKIDTSGMKTGTRYDTDEYEKEDVRDFVLWKSPKLKGEAFWKTPVGTGRPGWHLECSAMIRKIYGSGVDIHTGGVDLLFPHHENEVAQSEGAFPEESFVRTWLHSEHLLVEGQKMSKSKGNFYTLRDLIDQGLDPKAIRFLLISAHYRSKLNFSTDRIAEASANIRKIQNCLDRLFDLEPDVKIDSIFTFTLSLTQTWKKEFEESLADDLNISKALAVVFESLKQINSLLDTNRTDSKQRIEFIQILAYYDRIFGILNFESQKDSLIDSRIDSLIEERQTARKNKDFVRSDAIRDQLLAQGILIEDTKDGIRWRRK, encoded by the coding sequence ATGATAGAGGTACAGTTCTACAATTCCCTTTCGGGTAAAAAAGAAAAATTCTCCCCCGCAAATCCGCACCGAGTGACCGTTTATTCCTGCGGTCCTACGGTTTATAATTTCGCACATATCGGAAATCTACGCGCGTTTCTTTTCGTAGATGTCTTGCGCAGATCTCTCAAACTTCTGGGTTACGGCGTGGATATGACGATGAACATCACGGATATCGACGACAAGATCATCCGAGATTCCATCTCTTCCCAAAAAAGCATCCAAGAATTTACGACCCCTTGGACGGAAGCCTTCTTCGAAGATTTAAAAACCGTTTCTGCTGAATTTTTGGAACACTACCCCAAAGCCACGGAATCGATTCCGGAAATGATCGAGATCATTCAAAGATTGCGGAGCCAAGGACTCGTTTATGAAAAAGATGGGAACCTTTACTTCTCCATCCAAAAGTTCGAAGGTTATGGAAAACTCAGTAAGATTGATACGTCCGGAATGAAAACCGGAACCCGCTATGACACGGACGAATACGAAAAGGAAGATGTGAGAGACTTCGTTCTTTGGAAAAGTCCAAAACTGAAAGGAGAAGCTTTCTGGAAAACGCCAGTCGGTACCGGCAGACCGGGTTGGCATTTGGAATGTTCCGCGATGATCCGTAAGATTTACGGAAGCGGGGTGGACATTCACACGGGCGGAGTCGATCTTTTGTTTCCGCACCACGAGAACGAAGTGGCACAATCCGAAGGGGCCTTTCCTGAAGAATCTTTCGTGAGAACCTGGCTTCACTCCGAACATCTGCTGGTAGAAGGACAAAAGATGTCCAAGAGCAAGGGAAATTTCTATACGTTACGCGATCTTATCGATCAAGGTTTGGATCCCAAAGCCATTCGTTTTCTTTTGATTTCGGCCCATTATCGTTCTAAGCTGAACTTTTCCACCGATCGAATCGCAGAGGCTTCAGCAAACATCCGCAAAATTCAGAATTGTTTGGATCGTCTTTTTGATTTGGAACCGGACGTGAAAATCGATTCTATTTTCACATTCACTCTTTCACTCACTCAAACTTGGAAAAAAGAATTCGAGGAATCTTTGGCCGATGACCTAAACATTTCCAAGGCCCTAGCGGTCGTCTTTGAATCCCTCAAGCAGATCAATTCTTTACTCGATACCAATCGAACGGATTCCAAACAAAGAATCGAATTCATTCAAATTCTCGCATATTATGATCGTATTTTCGGAATTCTAAACTTCGAATCCCAAAAAGATTCTCTAATCGATTCAAGAATCGATTCCCTTATCGAAGAAAGACAAACGGCAAGAAAGAATAAGGACTTTGTACGTTCCGACGCAATTCGAGATCAACTTTTAGCCCAAGGAATTCTGATCGAGGATACAAAGGACGGAATCCGTTGGAGAAGAAAATAG
- the rlmB gene encoding 23S rRNA (guanosine(2251)-2'-O)-methyltransferase RlmB, with protein sequence MEKKIARPEYIFGKRTLIELTEAHIGKEHSFPFTDLYVKENPGTDIVEKILNRLPSFVKVHRISSSKLDSLVPGRNHQGVVALKSSFRQQISDKKNLEEYLSEKPGAFLVLDRIQDPGNLGNILRTAECFGITNIILPERESAGITPVVEKVSSGALSFLKIFTVKNLANTLELLKENGYWIVSTSDRGTENWSKLPEFKELVILMGNEGEGVKRILLEKSDFVLRIPMHGNLSSLNVTVATGIVLDRIVNRK encoded by the coding sequence TTGGAGAAGAAAATAGCTAGACCGGAATACATCTTTGGAAAGCGGACTCTTATCGAACTTACTGAGGCCCATATAGGAAAGGAACATTCTTTTCCCTTTACCGATTTGTATGTAAAAGAAAATCCGGGAACAGATATCGTCGAAAAAATATTAAACCGACTTCCTTCCTTTGTAAAAGTTCATAGGATTTCCAGTTCGAAACTAGACTCACTCGTTCCGGGAAGAAATCACCAAGGAGTAGTCGCTCTCAAAAGTTCTTTTAGACAACAAATTTCCGATAAAAAAAATTTGGAAGAATACCTCTCTGAAAAACCAGGAGCCTTTCTCGTTTTGGATCGAATTCAAGATCCGGGAAACTTGGGAAATATTCTGAGAACCGCAGAGTGTTTCGGAATTACGAACATTATTCTCCCCGAAAGGGAATCGGCGGGAATCACTCCTGTTGTAGAGAAAGTTTCTTCGGGCGCACTTTCGTTTCTAAAAATATTCACAGTCAAAAATCTTGCGAACACTCTGGAACTCTTAAAAGAAAACGGCTATTGGATCGTGTCCACGAGCGACCGAGGAACAGAAAACTGGTCCAAACTTCCGGAATTCAAAGAACTCGTAATCCTCATGGGTAACGAAGGAGAGGGAGTCAAAAGAATCCTGTTGGAAAAATCGGACTTTGTCCTTCGAATTCCCATGCACGGAAATCTTTCTTCCTTAAACGTCACTGTTGCAACTGGAATCGTCTTGGATCGAATCGTAAATCGTAAATGA
- a CDS encoding esterase/lipase family protein: MKLFQILFKFFGLFLCLSLFTSCINLSWNKLNLTKKKNMSEEILQTLAFLFWGEFNHELYKFVPIPFFTLKSQFNADQFMLVNPELKENKPKIILIHGWDFKENNTQAPTDKFAKVTNLRETWDDALEMYSQNISGVQTSYELYVFTYRTSDYVENNGKRLIDKLNTVFTPDDKVILLAHSMGGLVGRSALYHPKNTNDVIDLIVTLGTPYLGSPFASSNYQGNFGKLGDLIAFMTGSEGGKDLAYTNALGTSYQVPTPNEYIDGAFNPYLERLLRESSKDSKVIAFYGEMSVCNDHPGSDAIYTIGCGFLSNGNPSFVSKSDGIVSSTSAKMSSKLPGVKQFSKDFDHAQLSFRNHVNTISRNAYFSEVLTVINTQ, encoded by the coding sequence ATGAAATTATTTCAAATCCTCTTTAAATTTTTCGGACTTTTTCTTTGCCTTAGCTTATTCACTTCGTGCATCAATTTATCTTGGAATAAACTGAACCTAACCAAAAAGAAAAATATGTCGGAAGAAATCCTGCAAACTTTGGCCTTCTTATTTTGGGGAGAATTCAATCATGAACTCTATAAGTTTGTTCCGATCCCTTTTTTCACTTTAAAAAGTCAATTCAATGCGGACCAATTCATGCTAGTAAACCCCGAATTGAAAGAAAACAAACCTAAGATCATTTTGATCCACGGCTGGGATTTTAAGGAAAATAATACCCAAGCCCCTACGGATAAATTCGCAAAGGTAACAAATTTGAGAGAAACCTGGGACGACGCTTTGGAAATGTATTCTCAAAATATCTCCGGAGTTCAAACCTCTTATGAACTTTATGTTTTCACGTATCGGACCTCGGACTACGTGGAAAACAATGGAAAAAGACTCATCGATAAACTAAACACGGTGTTTACTCCGGACGACAAGGTGATTCTTCTCGCTCATTCCATGGGTGGGCTTGTCGGTAGATCCGCCCTTTATCATCCCAAAAACACAAATGACGTGATCGATCTGATCGTAACTCTGGGAACTCCTTATTTAGGTTCTCCTTTTGCATCTTCTAACTATCAAGGTAATTTCGGAAAATTAGGCGACTTGATCGCATTTATGACCGGAAGCGAAGGTGGAAAAGATCTCGCTTATACAAATGCGTTAGGCACCTCGTATCAGGTTCCAACTCCAAACGAGTACATAGACGGAGCTTTTAATCCGTATCTGGAACGGCTTCTCCGGGAATCCTCCAAAGATTCAAAAGTAATCGCTTTTTACGGAGAGATGAGCGTTTGTAACGATCATCCAGGCTCGGATGCAATCTATACCATCGGTTGCGGTTTTTTATCAAACGGAAATCCGAGTTTTGTAAGCAAAAGCGATGGAATCGTAAGTTCGACAAGCGCCAAAATGTCCTCAAAATTACCGGGAGTAAAACAATTCTCTAAGGATTTCGATCATGCACAACTTTCGTTTCGCAATCATGTGAATACGATTTCCAGGAACGCTTATTTCAGCGAGGTTTTAACCGTCATCAACACGCAGTAG
- a CDS encoding esterase/lipase family protein, whose translation MKPNRLFYSFFLILLCFGQFFFCKNHSEDKKATDEFLKNFGIAFWDELNHELYKFISISSIISRSSFTLDQFVAAAPHLKIDKPKIILIHGWDFEERNFQPPTSKTKKVENIRKIWDDALEMYSQNISGVQTSYELYVFTYRTSDYVGNNARRLLEKLNAVFTPDDKVILLAHSMGGLVGRSALYHPKNTNDVIDFMVSLGAPYLGSPFASSSYRGELGTLGELIGFVIGTAGGRDLAYTNALGTSYQVPDNEIIVGASNSYLEQLLAESSKDSRITAFYGEMSVCKGHPGSGSVFIIGCDLLKSGNPSFAGKNDGMVSSTSAKMSSKLPAERQLVKDLDHYQLSFSSHPSTASRNTYFEEVLTVINAL comes from the coding sequence ATGAAACCTAATAGACTTTTTTATAGTTTTTTTTTGATCCTTCTTTGTTTCGGTCAGTTCTTCTTCTGTAAAAATCACTCCGAAGACAAAAAAGCGACGGATGAATTTTTAAAAAATTTTGGAATCGCGTTTTGGGACGAACTGAATCACGAACTCTACAAGTTCATTTCGATCTCTTCAATTATTTCGAGAAGTAGTTTTACGTTGGATCAGTTCGTGGCTGCAGCTCCGCATTTAAAAATAGACAAGCCTAAAATTATTTTGATCCACGGATGGGATTTCGAGGAAAGAAATTTTCAACCTCCAACGAGTAAAACTAAAAAAGTTGAAAATATCAGAAAAATTTGGGACGACGCTTTGGAAATGTATTCTCAGAATATTTCCGGAGTTCAAACCTCTTATGAACTTTATGTTTTTACGTATCGAACCTCGGACTACGTGGGAAATAACGCAAGAAGACTTCTTGAGAAACTAAACGCGGTATTTACTCCAGACGACAAAGTGATCCTGCTCGCCCATTCTATGGGTGGGCTTGTCGGTAGATCCGCCCTTTATCATCCCAAAAACACAAATGACGTGATCGACTTCATGGTCAGCCTGGGTGCTCCGTATTTGGGTTCCCCCTTTGCCTCTTCTAGTTATCGGGGAGAACTTGGAACGTTAGGGGAATTGATCGGTTTTGTGATCGGAACCGCGGGTGGAAGGGATCTCGCTTACACAAACGCGTTAGGCACCTCGTATCAGGTCCCGGATAACGAAATTATCGTGGGTGCTTCAAACTCATATTTAGAGCAACTTCTTGCAGAATCTTCTAAGGATTCACGAATCACTGCATTTTACGGAGAAATGAGCGTTTGTAAAGGACATCCAGGATCGGGGTCGGTTTTCATCATAGGTTGCGATCTTTTGAAAAGTGGAAATCCCAGTTTTGCGGGCAAAAATGACGGTATGGTAAGTAGCACAAGCGCGAAGATGTCCTCAAAATTACCGGCCGAAAGACAACTCGTTAAGGATTTGGATCACTACCAACTATCCTTTAGCAGTCACCCAAGCACAGCGTCTAGAAACACATACTTCGAAGAGGTCCTAACAGTCATTAACGCTTTATAA
- the hisF gene encoding imidazole glycerol phosphate synthase subunit HisF: MSNLTARVIPCLDIKDGRVVKGVNFVNLVDAGDPVESAAIYEENLADELCFLDITASSDRRDILLHLVERIAEKIFIPFTVGGGIRTVVDVKAVLEKGADKVSINTAAFQNPELLTNSSEIYGSQCIVCAIDVKFQKERDRYEIFLHGGRTETGREALDWAREAVERGAGEILLTSMDRDGTRNGFDINLLKSFSSSLEIPIIASGGAGNPEHMVEAILRGKADAVLAASIFHFGEYSIRETKRAMQEMGISVRLD, translated from the coding sequence ATGAGCAATTTAACGGCAAGAGTCATCCCCTGTCTGGACATCAAGGACGGGCGAGTAGTAAAGGGGGTGAACTTTGTCAACCTTGTGGATGCAGGCGATCCGGTGGAATCCGCTGCGATCTACGAGGAGAACTTAGCAGACGAACTCTGTTTTTTGGATATCACCGCGTCTTCCGACCGAAGAGATATTTTACTGCATCTTGTGGAAAGAATCGCCGAGAAAATTTTCATTCCTTTTACAGTAGGAGGCGGAATCCGAACTGTAGTCGATGTCAAAGCTGTTTTGGAAAAAGGAGCAGATAAGGTTTCGATCAACACAGCTGCTTTTCAGAATCCGGAACTTCTAACGAATTCGTCCGAAATATACGGATCTCAATGTATCGTTTGCGCGATTGATGTGAAGTTTCAGAAAGAAAGAGATCGATACGAGATCTTCTTGCACGGAGGAAGGACCGAAACTGGAAGAGAGGCACTTGATTGGGCTCGGGAAGCTGTAGAAAGAGGAGCTGGTGAAATTTTACTTACGTCTATGGATCGGGATGGAACTAGAAACGGATTCGATATCAACCTTCTGAAAAGTTTTTCCTCATCCCTTGAAATACCAATCATCGCTTCCGGTGGAGCGGGAAATCCGGAACACATGGTGGAAGCGATCTTAAGAGGAAAAGCAGATGCGGTTCTTGCGGCTTCCATATTTCATTTCGGAGAATATTCCATCCGCGAAACAAAAAGAGCCATGCAGGAAATGGGAATTTCCGTCCGACTGGATTAA